One genomic region from Epinephelus fuscoguttatus linkage group LG8, E.fuscoguttatus.final_Chr_v1 encodes:
- the LOC125892570 gene encoding zinc fingers and homeoboxes protein 1-like, translating into MSSRRKSTTPCMVLPSDVVEQEEVEEKTEKAKEEEAEEEEGKIKEGAEEGPTAEELSQAVVVVPTPPDTDEPSISAVEDSEVLAPSLKRSATNPPEDLSSEQPNQEQQCDTPEEGGADPAAVAAISLSKTPIMRMKTKSEPKRIAVSLKSADEAVEGFGVGGEGEVGGEQEPIEAPLGPMTPVEMLLHDSMKLGGGGLLVNQSSDQQRKSSTLNPTVLPAGLAQVLSAFQAQQNAAAAAAQPQLLIPLSSIPSYSAAMDTNPLLGSTYKKFPYPSMAEISSLAAQTQFTEEQIKVWFSAQRLKHGVSWTPEEVEEARRKQFNGTVHTVPQTITVIPAHQLSAAANGLQSILQTCQIVGQPGLVFTQVGPGGHLPVTSPITLTVAGLPSQSQSSSRVSCQPTPTNSELKRATTVQPPSLSPQENSALSADTFSLRPKKSKEQLAELKASYLKNHFVTDAEIARLMKLTNLTKGEIKKWFSDTRYNQRNSKNSHVIVFHDGGGRGSGSCGSTASTAIVIDSSDETPTSPHPPRTPPVKEKETRTKTWNTFPDFTLQKFKEKTPEQLVVLEESFEKSSTPSDEELSRLRTETKLTRREIDAWFTERRKMPSVSTSSPDSSEGGKMETEGAKVGEGAGPSSSSPTASTSRKGSQTPPGGRSKQLPSSSNKDMKDKSKKTPEQLHILKSAFVRTQWPTPEEYDQLSEESGLPRSYIVSWFGDSRYSWKNSNLKWFFQYQSGNVEGPNVGGSNKMGSSGGGGRKRRGRNRGWGRSRTRKQPRRSASSSADVDRFPPSKKFKSGREILKEYYMKYRFLNEQDLDELVAKTNMSYEQVREWFAEVQRRLDMGADPFMEATGGRTDGDEAGEGGVMQGEASMATEEQSGTGAGDEDDDDEGDEEDDGDDTDDSEVWEPSRSVRKSLSVSED; encoded by the exons ATGTCGAGCCGCCGGAAATCGACCACACCTTGCATGGTGCTGCCCTCTGATGTAGTGGAACAGGAAGAGGtagaagagaaaacagaaaaggcaaaggaggaagaggcggaggaggaggaggggaagataaaggagggagcagaggaggggCCGACTGCAGAGGAGCTGAGTCAGGCAGTAGTGGTTGTCCCCACCCCTCCAGATACAG ATGAGCCCAGTATCTCTGCTGTAGAGGACAGTGAAGTCCTTGCCCCCTCACTCAAACGTAGTGCTACAAACCCTCCAGAGGATCTGAGCAGTGAACAGCCAAACCAGGAGCAACAGTGTGATACACCCGAGGAGGGAGGAGCAGACCCTGCCGCGGTGGCTGCCATTTCCCTCAGCAAGACCCCCATTATGAGGATGAAGACCAAATCTGAACCCAAGAGGATCGCCGTGTCCCTGAAATCAGCAGATGAGGCGGTGGAAGGTTTCGGCGTTGGTGGCGAGGGAGAagtgggaggagagcaggaacCCATCGAAGCTCCTCTTGGGCCGATGACGCCTGTGGAGATGCTGCTACACGACTCCATGAAGCTCGGGGGAGGCGGCTTGCTGGTTAACCAGTCCTCAGATCAGCAGAGGAAATCATCAACTTTAAACCCCACAGTTCTGCCTGCTGGACTGGCACAG GTGCTTTCTGCTTTCCAGGCCcagcagaatgcagcagcagcagcagctcagcctcAGCTGTTGATTCCCCTCAGTAGTATCCCCTCCTACAGTGCAGCTATGGACACCAACCCCCTGCTGGGTAGCACATACAAGAAGTTTCCTTACCCCTCCATGGCTGAGATTAGCAGCTTGGCAGCACAGACACAGTTCACAGAGGAGCAGATCAAG GTGTGGTTCTCAGCCCAGCGGCTGAAGCACGGTGTGAGCTGGACTCCAGAGGAAGTGGAGGAGGCCCGGAGGAAACAGTTTAACGGCACGGTGCACACTGTGCCTCAGACCATCACTGTCATACCTGCTCATCAGCTCTCGGCAGCTGCCAATGGCCTGCAGTCTATTCTTCAGACCTGCCAAATAGTGGGCCAGCCCGGCTTGGTGTTCACACAG GTCGGCCCAGGGGGGCACCTTCCAGTGACCAGTCCCATCACTCTGACAGTGGCAGGGCTGCCCAGCCAGTCCCAGAGCTCCAGCAGAGTTTCCTGCCAGCCCACCCCAACAAACAGTGAGCTGAAACGGGCTACCACTGTCcagcctccctctctttctccacag GAGAACTCAGCCCTCAGTGCTGACACATTCAGTTTGCGGCCGAAGAAGTCCAAAGAGCAGCTGGCAGAGCTGAAAGCCAGCTACCTGAAAAACCACTTTGTCACTGATGCAGAAATCGCCCGGCTGATGAAGCTCACCAACCTCACAAAGGGAGAGATCAAGAAATGGTTCAGTGACACCAGGTACAATCAGCGCAACTCCAAAAACAGCCATGTCATTGTTTTCCACGACGGAGGGGGCAGAGGAAGTGGCAGCTGTGGTAGTACTGCAAGCACCGCCATTGTTATTGACTCAAGTGATGAGACCCCCACATCTCCCCATCCTCCGCGCACTCCTCCTGTGAAGGAAAAGGAGACACGGACCAAAACATGGAATACGTTCCCAGATTTTACCCTGCAGAAGTTTAAGGAGAAGACTCCAGAGCAGCTGGTGGTGCTGGAGGAAAGTTTCGAGAAGAGCAGCACCCCATCAGATGAAGAACTGAGCCGCCTGAGGACAGAGACTAAACTGACGCGGAGGGAGATTGATGCCTGGTTCactgagagaagaaaaatgCCATCTGTCAGTACTTCCTCCCCGGATTCTTCAGagggaggaaagatggagacagagggagcAAAAGTAGGAGAAGGAGCAGGACCCAGCTCTTCCTCTCCTACTGCCTCCACATCTCGTAAAGGTAGTCAAACTCCTCCAGGCGGTCGCAGTAAGCAGCTGccaagcagcagcaacaaagaCATGAAAGATAAGAGTAAAAAGACTCCGGAGCAGCTCCATATTCTGAAAAGTGCCTTTGTGCGGACCCAGTGGCCCACACCAGAGGAGTACGACCAGCTGTCAGAGGAGAGCGGCCTCCCTCGGTCCTACATCGTCAGCTGGTTCGGGGACTCTCGGTACTCGTGGAAGAACAGTAACTTAAAATGGTTCTTTCAGTACCAAAGTGGCAATGTGGAAGGGCCAAATGTCGGAGGAAGCAATAAAATGGGAAGCAGCGGTGGTGGCGGTCGAAAAAGACGTGGTCGAAATCGTGGTTGGGGGCGGTCTCGAACCAGAAAGCAGCCAAGAAGGTCTGCCTCCTCCAGTGCAGATGTGGATAGATTTCCCCCATCGAAGAAATTCAAGAGTGGGAGGGAGATTCTGAAGGAGTACTACATGAAGTACCGTTTTCTCAATGAGCAGGACCTGGATGAGCTCGTCGCTAAGACCAACATGAGCTACGAACAG GTGAGGGAGTGGTTCGCCGAGGTCCAGCGACGTTTGGACATGGGGGCAGATCCCTTCATGGAGGCGACTGGAGGAAGGACAGATGGAGATGAAGCAGGAGAGGGAGGGGTTATGCAAGGAGAGGCGTCGATGGCCACGGAGGAACAGAGCGGCACAGGAGCGGGAGACGAGGACGATGACGATGAAGGAGATGAGGAGGACGACGGCGATGATACGGACGACAGTGAGGTTTGGGAGCCGTCACGTAGCGTCAGGAAATCCTTGTCGGTCTCTGAAGACTAA
- the LOC125893189 gene encoding fucolectin-4-like yields MLWSLLLMSLIGCAHLKDHETALSQKVTTSQSSDYQTDGVKYTSERAIDGNLSKCAHTLELPNSWWRIDLLGVYRISSIHIYNIKQHNTDISSAQIFIGNSSENNGTTNCMCNNITDFTPGQWYEVKCNAKMSGRYITVFLPASRNLILCEVKICSTKKESPFQLIPENKTWEDALYYCQDRHMDLASIVDEETQAWAELEAKKAQTPYVWLGLRYSCTLDFWFWVNDQCVKFNHWDRDGKIEECDMSVAMETKEDHLWSSKPDHKKFNFICAKQQVQAECNCWNE; encoded by the exons ATGCTGTGGAGTCTATTGTTAATGTCTCTGATTG GATGTGCACACTTAAAAGACCATGAAACAG CTTTGTCACAGAAGGTGACAACATCCCAGTCATCAGACTACCAAACTGACGGTGTCAAATACACTTCTGAAAGAGCTATTGATGGAAATCTGTCGAAATGTGCTCACACCTTGGAACTACCCAACTCCTGGTGGAGGATTGACCTGCTGGGTGTCTACAGAATCTCTTCTATCCATATCTACAACATAAAGCAGCATAATACTGATATAAGCAGTGCTCAGATCTTCATCGGGAACTCTAGTGAGAATAATGGAACCACCAACTGCAT GTGTAACAACATCACAGACTTCACACCAGGCCAGTGGTATGAGGTTAAATGTAATGCAAAAATGTCAGGGCGCTACATCACTGTGTTCTTACCGGCAAGCAGGAATTTAATTCTGTGTGAAGTGAAGATCTGCAGCACAAAAAAAG aGTCACCCTTTCAGCTGATCCCAGAGAACAAGACGTGGGAAGATGCCCTCTACTACTGTCAGGACAGACACATGGACCTGGCTTCCATTGTTGATGAAGAGACCCAGGCCTGGGCTGAGCTGGAGGCCAAGAAAGCCCAAACTCCTTATGTGTGGCTGGGCCTTCGCTACAGCTGCACCCTGGACTTCTGGTTCTGGGTCAATGATCAATGTGTAAAATTCAATCACTGGGATCGAGATGGAAAGATAGAGGAGTGTGACATGagtgttgccatggagacaaaAGAGGACCATCTCTGGTCCAGCAAGCCTGACCACAAGAAGTTTAATTTCATTTGTGCAAA ACAACAGGTCCAGGCCGAGTGCAACTGTTGGAATGAGTGA